One Stenotrophomonas maltophilia DNA window includes the following coding sequences:
- a CDS encoding flagellar hook-length control protein FliK, giving the protein MPAPLASSANAQPQNSGSSATRTPRGDGSKEFSQLLQGGSPGADAPSKPANTPTPSTQSPASDSNGQAGAERRPDSAAAPEEPAVTVPAAPAKPVAEKDTPAATEEAPWPPLGLAGLVLAIPAPADPATALPAAAVTASDAGGNALPAPAAPPVAATLPSTAAAATSSTASSGTDQATTLPLPELVLPGKRSERGEGSDATLIGDRATATLLHAPGNAAVQDLKAALATGNPIFNGEPTPKPVLGDDGFDQAIGARLGWLADQKIGHAHIRLSPDDMGPVDVRLQLNGDKVHASFSSPHVDVRQALESSLPRLRELLGEQGFQLAHADVGHQAPGGDGNATGQASGGGIAGDGEPSPGEASVSSAQLIRQRGLLDAYA; this is encoded by the coding sequence ATGCCCGCGCCATTGGCCAGCAGCGCCAACGCGCAGCCGCAGAATTCCGGCAGCAGCGCAACGCGCACGCCACGCGGTGATGGCAGCAAGGAGTTCAGCCAACTGCTGCAGGGTGGCTCGCCGGGTGCCGATGCACCCTCGAAACCCGCGAACACGCCGACGCCGTCCACGCAGAGTCCAGCGTCCGACAGCAACGGCCAGGCCGGCGCCGAGCGCAGGCCGGACAGCGCTGCCGCCCCCGAAGAGCCAGCCGTCACGGTGCCCGCAGCACCGGCCAAGCCGGTTGCCGAAAAGGACACCCCGGCGGCGACCGAGGAAGCCCCTTGGCCGCCGCTCGGCCTGGCCGGGCTGGTGCTGGCGATACCGGCGCCTGCCGATCCTGCCACCGCTCTGCCAGCCGCGGCAGTGACGGCCAGCGACGCAGGCGGCAACGCCCTGCCCGCGCCCGCTGCACCTCCGGTCGCAGCGACCCTGCCGTCCACAGCGGCGGCTGCCACATCGTCCACCGCCAGCAGCGGCACCGACCAAGCGACCACACTGCCGTTGCCTGAGCTGGTGTTGCCCGGCAAGCGCAGCGAGCGCGGTGAAGGCAGCGACGCAACCCTCATCGGCGACCGCGCCACGGCGACGCTGCTGCATGCACCGGGCAACGCGGCTGTGCAGGATCTGAAGGCCGCGCTCGCTACCGGCAACCCCATCTTCAATGGCGAACCAACACCGAAGCCGGTGCTCGGTGACGATGGCTTCGACCAGGCCATTGGCGCGCGCCTTGGCTGGCTGGCCGACCAGAAGATCGGCCACGCCCACATCCGCCTGAGCCCGGACGACATGGGCCCGGTTGATGTGCGCCTGCAGTTGAACGGCGACAAGGTGCATGCCAGCTTCAGCAGCCCACACGTGGATGTGCGCCAGGCACTGGAAAGCAGCCTGCCGCGCTTGCGCGAACTCCTCGGCGAGCAGGGCTTCCAGCTGGCTCATGCTGATGTTGGTCATCAGGCGCCCGGTGGTGACGGCAATGCGACAGGCCAGGCCAGTGGCGGCGGCATCGCGGGTGACGGAGAACCGTCGCCGGGCGAGGCCAGCGTGTCGTCCGCGCAGTTGATCCGCCAGCGCGGGTTGCTGGACGCGTACGCCTGA
- the fliM gene encoding flagellar motor switch protein FliM, protein MNDLLSQDEIDALLHGVDSGAVETDPEPPSGEARSYDFASQDRIIRGRMPTLEMVHERFARLWRIGLFNLIRRSAELSVRGIELIKFNDYMHSLYVPTNLNLIRFKPLRGTGLIVFEPTLVFAIVDNFFGGDGRYPTRIEGREFTATEMRVIHLLLKQTFADLREAWAPVMDVDFEYINSEINPHFANIVTPREYVVVCRLHVELDGGGGDIHVTLPYSMLEPIRELLDAGIQSDRNDRDESWGQTLREQLNIAEVTLSSVLASKRMTLRDLTQLKVGDILPIELSPQVPLCVENIPVFTGEFGIANGMNAVKITATHPPGTRPRVPVIQEDPQ, encoded by the coding sequence ATGAATGATCTGCTGTCCCAGGACGAGATCGATGCCCTGCTCCACGGCGTGGACAGTGGCGCAGTCGAGACCGATCCGGAACCGCCGTCCGGCGAGGCGCGTTCGTACGACTTCGCCAGCCAGGACCGCATCATCCGCGGTCGCATGCCGACCCTGGAAATGGTCCACGAGCGCTTCGCGCGGCTGTGGCGGATCGGCCTGTTCAATCTGATCCGCCGTTCGGCCGAACTGTCGGTGCGCGGAATCGAGCTGATCAAGTTCAACGACTACATGCACTCGCTGTATGTGCCGACCAACCTGAACCTGATCCGCTTCAAGCCGCTGCGCGGAACCGGCCTGATCGTGTTCGAACCGACCCTGGTGTTCGCCATCGTCGACAACTTCTTCGGTGGTGACGGGCGCTACCCCACCCGCATCGAAGGCCGCGAGTTCACCGCCACCGAAATGCGGGTGATCCACCTGCTGCTGAAGCAGACCTTCGCCGACCTGCGCGAGGCCTGGGCACCGGTGATGGATGTCGACTTCGAGTACATCAACTCGGAAATCAACCCGCACTTCGCCAACATCGTGACGCCGCGCGAGTACGTGGTGGTGTGCCGCCTGCACGTCGAGCTCGACGGCGGTGGTGGCGACATCCACGTGACCCTGCCGTACTCGATGCTGGAGCCGATCCGCGAACTGCTGGACGCCGGCATCCAGAGCGACCGCAACGATCGCGACGAGAGCTGGGGCCAGACCCTGCGCGAACAGCTCAACATCGCCGAGGTGACCCTGTCCAGCGTGCTGGCCAGCAAGCGCATGACCCTGCGTGACCTGACCCAGCTGAAGGTCGGCGACATCCTGCCGATCGAGCTCAGCCCGCAGGTGCCGCTGTGCGTGGAGAACATTCCGGTGTTCACCGGCGAGTTCGGCATCGCCAACGGCATGAACGCCGTGAAGATCACCGCTACCCATCCGCCGGGCACCCGTCCGCGCGTACCCGTCATCCAGGAAGACCCGCAATGA
- a CDS encoding SUKH-4 family immunity protein: MPISQEEIDHSALLLEAQRVSDHLEPYPNNNMMFHSRLQRFEADDRMLAIFGQVLGGLFFVDLKDGSVGLLPIDCEVSLQYCNSDLRSFAAIHTAFMAAIRPALNSNEDIAESTLMELEASFRNCDATSMADENNFWPACLYELSEGFFPLSSKNVELHRSLGIDLNYPW, from the coding sequence ATGCCAATCAGCCAGGAAGAGATCGATCACTCTGCTCTGCTGCTCGAAGCGCAGCGGGTATCTGATCATCTTGAGCCTTATCCCAACAACAACATGATGTTCCATTCGCGCCTTCAGCGATTTGAGGCCGACGATCGCATGTTGGCAATCTTTGGACAGGTGTTGGGCGGGCTCTTCTTCGTGGACCTCAAGGATGGCTCTGTAGGGCTCCTCCCAATCGACTGTGAAGTGTCACTCCAGTACTGCAATTCAGATCTGAGGAGCTTTGCAGCTATCCATACCGCGTTCATGGCGGCAATCCGACCTGCACTGAACTCCAACGAAGACATAGCGGAGTCCACTCTCATGGAACTTGAAGCCTCGTTCCGCAACTGCGATGCCACATCAATGGCGGACGAGAACAACTTCTGGCCCGCATGCCTTTATGAGCTATCAGAGGGATTCTTTCCTCTTTCATCCAAGAATGTGGAACTACATCGTTCGCTCGGAATCGATCTCAACTATCCCTGGTAG
- a CDS encoding response regulator, with protein sequence MNKLTVLLVDDHEGFINAAMRHFRKIDWLQIVGSAGNGLEAIERSETLRPQVVLMDLAMPEMGGLQATRLIKSQDDAPYIVIASHFDDAEHREHALRAGADNFVSKLSYIQEVMPILEGLREEQS encoded by the coding sequence ATGAACAAGCTCACGGTCCTGCTGGTCGATGACCACGAGGGCTTCATCAACGCGGCGATGCGCCATTTCCGCAAGATCGACTGGCTGCAGATCGTCGGCAGCGCCGGCAACGGCCTCGAAGCGATCGAACGCTCGGAAACGCTGCGCCCGCAGGTGGTGCTGATGGACCTGGCGATGCCGGAAATGGGCGGCCTGCAGGCCACCCGCCTGATCAAGTCGCAGGACGATGCACCGTACATCGTGATCGCCAGCCACTTCGACGACGCCGAACACCGCGAACACGCGCTGCGTGCCGGCGCCGACAATTTTGTCAGCAAGCTGTCCTACATCCAGGAAGTCATGCCGATCCTGGAAGGCCTCAGGGAGGAACAGTCGTGA
- the fliE gene encoding flagellar hook-basal body complex protein FliE codes for MSHSVTSILSQIRSYQTQMGQPALNPLGETPRSNALPGTVLEAPQVQPASFTETLRGAIAGVNDAQQKSGALAKAFEMGDPSADLAKVMVASQQSQIAFRATVEVRNRLVQAYQDVMNMPL; via the coding sequence ATGTCCCACTCCGTCACTTCGATCCTTTCGCAGATCCGCTCCTATCAGACCCAGATGGGACAGCCGGCGCTCAACCCGCTGGGCGAAACGCCGCGCAGCAATGCCCTGCCGGGCACGGTGCTGGAGGCGCCGCAGGTGCAGCCGGCCAGCTTCACCGAAACCCTGCGTGGTGCGATTGCCGGCGTCAACGATGCGCAGCAGAAGTCCGGCGCCCTCGCCAAGGCCTTCGAAATGGGCGACCCCAGCGCCGACCTGGCCAAGGTCATGGTCGCTTCGCAGCAGTCCCAGATCGCCTTCCGCGCCACCGTGGAAGTCCGCAACCGTCTCGTCCAGGCCTACCAGGACGTGATGAACATGCCGCTGTAA
- a CDS encoding flagellar basal body-associated FliL family protein yields the protein MAAAADKTKKTAEKDKAAKPRSPILITALVAVLAAAAAGGGVWFFTQSKHEDKAAQAPKKTTTPAPAQYFALDPAFVVNLNGPVDGPRYLQLEVQLMTRDPAALEAIKTHAPAIRARLLMLFSQVSPDQIADVAGKQKLQAASLAEVQKVLKAETGSNGADDLLFTSFVTQ from the coding sequence GTGGCCGCAGCCGCTGACAAAACCAAGAAGACCGCCGAGAAGGACAAGGCCGCCAAGCCGCGTAGTCCGATCCTGATCACCGCATTGGTGGCCGTGCTGGCCGCCGCTGCCGCCGGTGGCGGCGTCTGGTTCTTCACCCAGTCCAAGCACGAAGACAAGGCCGCGCAGGCCCCGAAGAAGACCACGACCCCGGCGCCGGCCCAGTACTTCGCGCTGGACCCCGCGTTCGTGGTCAACCTCAACGGCCCGGTCGATGGCCCGCGCTACCTGCAGCTGGAAGTGCAGCTGATGACCCGCGACCCGGCGGCGCTGGAAGCGATCAAGACCCATGCCCCGGCCATCCGGGCACGCCTGCTGATGTTGTTCTCGCAGGTCAGCCCCGACCAGATCGCCGATGTCGCCGGCAAGCAGAAGCTGCAGGCCGCTTCGCTGGCCGAGGTGCAGAAGGTGCTCAAGGCCGAGACCGGCAGCAACGGCGCCGACGATCTGCTGTTCACCAGCTTCGTGACCCAGTAA
- the fliJ gene encoding flagellar export protein FliJ: MNQSKRIDPLLKRAQEHEDAVARDLAERQRVLDTHLSRLDELRRYAEEYANAQMAATSPAQLLNRRAFLDRLDSAVEQQQATVNGNREKVEAERARLILASRDKAVLEQLAASYRAQEKVVTDRRDQREMDDIGARRARLVQTEDQDGAEQGGRS, translated from the coding sequence ATGAACCAGTCCAAGCGCATCGATCCCCTGCTCAAGCGGGCCCAGGAACACGAGGACGCAGTCGCCCGCGATCTGGCCGAACGCCAGCGCGTGCTCGATACCCATCTATCGCGACTGGACGAACTGCGCCGCTATGCCGAGGAATACGCGAACGCGCAGATGGCGGCGACCAGCCCGGCGCAGCTGCTGAACCGGCGTGCGTTTCTCGACCGCCTGGACAGTGCGGTCGAACAGCAGCAGGCCACGGTCAATGGCAACCGCGAGAAGGTGGAAGCCGAGCGCGCCCGCCTGATCCTGGCCAGCCGTGACAAGGCCGTGCTGGAACAGCTGGCCGCCAGCTACCGCGCACAGGAGAAGGTGGTGACGGACCGCCGCGACCAGCGCGAGATGGACGACATCGGTGCCCGCCGCGCCCGCCTGGTACAGACCGAAGACCAGGACGGCGCCGAGCAGGGAGGCCGCTCGTGA
- the fliG gene encoding flagellar motor switch protein FliG, translated as MTGVQRAAVLLLSLGELDAAEVLRHMEPKEVQKIGIAMATMTDITREQVERVMDQFGQELGSKTSLGVGSDDYIRNMLVQALGSEKAGNLIDRILLGRNTTGLDALKWMDPRAVADLVRNEHPQIIAIVMAHLETDQAADALKLLPDRTRVDVLLRIATLDGIPPNALNELNEIMERQFAGNQNLKSSNIGGVQCAANILNFMDSGQDQAILGEIARIDAPLSNRIQDLMFVFDDLVDLDDREMQLVLREVSGERLGLALRGADIKVRDKITRNMSQRAAEILLEDMEARGPVRLSDVEGAQREILAIVKRMADEGTVTIGGSAEAML; from the coding sequence CTGACCGGCGTGCAGCGCGCGGCCGTGCTGCTGCTGTCCCTGGGTGAGCTGGATGCAGCCGAAGTGCTGCGCCACATGGAACCCAAGGAAGTGCAGAAAATCGGCATCGCCATGGCCACCATGACCGACATCACCCGCGAACAGGTGGAACGGGTGATGGACCAGTTCGGCCAGGAGCTGGGCTCGAAGACCTCGCTGGGCGTGGGCTCGGACGACTACATCCGCAACATGCTGGTGCAGGCACTGGGCAGCGAGAAGGCCGGCAACCTGATCGACCGCATCCTGCTCGGCCGCAACACCACCGGCCTGGACGCGCTGAAGTGGATGGACCCGCGTGCGGTGGCCGACCTGGTACGCAACGAGCACCCGCAGATCATCGCCATCGTGATGGCGCACCTGGAAACCGACCAGGCCGCCGACGCGCTGAAACTGCTGCCGGACCGCACCCGCGTGGACGTGCTGCTGCGCATCGCCACCCTCGACGGCATTCCACCGAACGCGCTCAATGAACTCAACGAGATCATGGAGCGCCAGTTCGCCGGCAACCAGAACCTGAAGTCGTCCAACATCGGCGGCGTGCAGTGCGCGGCCAACATCCTGAACTTCATGGACAGCGGCCAGGACCAGGCCATCCTGGGCGAAATCGCGCGCATCGATGCGCCGTTGAGCAACCGCATCCAGGACCTGATGTTCGTGTTCGACGACCTGGTCGACCTGGATGACCGCGAAATGCAGCTGGTGCTGCGTGAAGTGAGCGGCGAGCGCCTGGGCCTGGCCCTGCGCGGTGCCGACATCAAGGTACGTGACAAGATCACCCGCAACATGTCGCAGCGCGCGGCCGAAATCCTGCTGGAAGACATGGAAGCTCGTGGCCCGGTGCGCCTGTCCGACGTGGAAGGCGCGCAGCGCGAGATCCTGGCCATCGTCAAGCGCATGGCCGATGAAGGCACCGTCACCATCGGTGGCAGCGCGGAGGCCATGCTGTGA
- the fliF gene encoding flagellar basal-body MS-ring/collar protein FliF, with amino-acid sequence MALSLSKESLNAEKAGQWFDRLQSLQITRRLGLMAMIAVAVAAGLFVFFWSQKPGMVPLYTGLDQKATAEATDLLRAAQIPFALDPATGGITVPEKNLHDARLKLAGSGLTDSGKLGFELMERDPGFGVSQFVESARYQHALETELSRTINTLRPVRDSRVHLAIPKPSAFTRQRDVASASVTLELRGGQQLERSQVDAIVHMVAASIPDLAPERVTVVDQSGRMLSVSDPNSEAAVNAAQFEQVRRQETSFNQRIRELLEPMTGPGRVNPEVSVDMDFSVTEEARELYNGEPQKLRSEQMSENTTSTPGPQGVPGATSNSPPGQQAAPATAQTPTESSKNATRNYELDRTLQHTRQPAGRIKRVSVAVLVDNVPRAGANGKVSPQPLSAAELTRVEALVKQAVGFNAERGDTVSVMNAPFVRDTTPVEGPAWWELPWVHDAGRMLLGAVVVLALLFGVLRPALRAITGQNKKNDEQALEPHTADVQLVDDDGMPLPALGADRASLGGPDALALPVDSYEERLRMAREAVKTDSKRVAQVVKGWVAND; translated from the coding sequence ATGGCCCTGTCGCTCTCCAAGGAATCCCTGAACGCCGAAAAGGCGGGCCAGTGGTTCGATCGGCTGCAAAGCCTGCAGATCACCCGTCGGCTCGGACTGATGGCGATGATCGCCGTGGCCGTAGCGGCCGGGCTGTTCGTGTTCTTCTGGTCGCAGAAGCCCGGCATGGTCCCGTTGTATACCGGCCTGGACCAGAAGGCCACCGCTGAAGCGACCGACCTGCTGCGCGCCGCGCAGATTCCATTCGCGCTCGACCCGGCCACCGGCGGCATCACCGTGCCGGAAAAGAACCTGCATGATGCCCGCCTGAAGCTGGCAGGCTCCGGCCTGACCGACAGCGGCAAGCTCGGCTTCGAGCTGATGGAACGCGACCCGGGCTTCGGCGTCAGCCAGTTCGTGGAAAGCGCGCGTTACCAGCATGCGCTGGAAACCGAGCTGTCGCGCACCATCAACACGCTGCGCCCGGTGCGCGATTCGCGCGTGCACCTGGCCATTCCCAAGCCCAGCGCCTTCACCCGCCAGCGCGACGTGGCCAGTGCCTCGGTCACCCTGGAACTGCGTGGTGGCCAGCAGCTGGAACGCAGCCAGGTCGATGCCATCGTGCACATGGTCGCGGCCAGCATTCCAGACCTCGCTCCGGAACGGGTGACCGTGGTCGACCAGAGCGGGCGCATGCTCAGTGTCAGCGATCCGAACAGCGAGGCTGCGGTCAACGCCGCCCAGTTCGAGCAGGTGCGCCGCCAGGAAACCTCGTTCAACCAGCGCATCCGCGAGCTGCTGGAACCGATGACCGGCCCCGGCCGGGTCAATCCGGAAGTGAGCGTGGACATGGACTTCTCGGTAACCGAGGAAGCCCGTGAGCTCTACAACGGTGAACCGCAGAAGCTGCGCAGCGAGCAGATGAGCGAGAACACCACCAGCACCCCCGGCCCGCAGGGCGTGCCGGGCGCGACCAGCAACAGCCCGCCGGGCCAGCAGGCCGCACCCGCCACCGCACAGACGCCTACCGAAAGCAGCAAGAACGCGACCCGCAACTACGAGCTGGACCGCACCCTGCAGCACACCCGCCAGCCGGCCGGCCGCATCAAACGCGTCTCGGTGGCGGTACTGGTGGACAACGTGCCGCGCGCCGGTGCCAACGGCAAGGTCAGCCCGCAGCCGCTGTCGGCTGCCGAACTGACCCGCGTCGAGGCACTGGTCAAGCAGGCCGTCGGTTTCAATGCCGAGCGCGGCGACACCGTGTCGGTGATGAACGCCCCGTTCGTGCGTGATACCACCCCGGTCGAAGGCCCGGCCTGGTGGGAGCTGCCGTGGGTGCACGATGCCGGCCGCATGCTGCTGGGCGCCGTGGTGGTGCTGGCATTGCTGTTCGGCGTGCTGCGCCCGGCATTGCGTGCGATCACCGGCCAGAACAAGAAGAACGACGAACAGGCACTGGAACCGCACACCGCGGACGTGCAGCTGGTCGATGACGATGGCATGCCGTTGCCGGCGCTGGGCGCCGACCGGGCCAGCCTGGGCGGGCCGGATGCACTGGCCCTGCCGGTGGATTCATATGAGGAACGACTGCGAATGGCGCGTGAAGCCGTGAAGACCGACTCCAAGCGCGTGGCCCAGGTGGTCAAGGGCTGGGTGGCCAATGACTGA
- a CDS encoding FliI/YscN family ATPase, with the protein MSPESQAAPQPAPAADWAVARNLRLASRLDGLRVDTAHGRGLIREGVLRRAVGLTLEAVGCEAPLGASCKVEVVDGGWVDAEVVGFAGERTYLMPSAELHGLLPNARVVPSARRGGVEVGEGLLGRVIDSDGVPLDGKGPIRAEGHVGMAGVSINPLAREPITQPLDVGVRAINALLPIGRGQRVGLFAGSGVGKSTLLGMMTRYTAADVIVVGLIGERGREVRDFVETTLGEEGLRRAVVVASPADRPPLARLHGAYRATAIAEWFRDQGLNVLLLMDSLTRFAQAQREIGLSVGEPPTTRGYPPSVFAKLPALVERAGNGAKGRGSITAFYTVLTEGDDPQDPIADAARAILDGHILLSRRVADSGLYPAIDVESSVSRVVTEIADEPWRLRIRKLKRLVSAYSANRDLIAIGAYQRGNDAATDEALERWPEIMEFLGQDVAKAADLPHSQAALQRLVEQES; encoded by the coding sequence ATGAGCCCGGAATCGCAAGCCGCGCCGCAACCGGCGCCAGCGGCCGACTGGGCCGTGGCCCGCAACCTGCGCCTCGCCAGCCGCCTGGATGGCCTGCGCGTGGACACCGCGCATGGTCGCGGCCTGATCCGCGAGGGCGTGCTGCGCCGCGCGGTCGGGCTCACCCTGGAAGCCGTCGGCTGCGAGGCGCCGCTGGGCGCCAGCTGCAAGGTGGAAGTGGTCGATGGTGGCTGGGTCGATGCCGAAGTGGTCGGCTTCGCCGGCGAGCGCACCTACCTGATGCCCAGCGCCGAACTGCACGGCCTGCTGCCCAACGCGCGGGTGGTACCGTCGGCGCGACGTGGTGGCGTGGAAGTGGGTGAAGGCCTGCTCGGCCGCGTCATCGACAGCGACGGCGTGCCGCTGGATGGCAAGGGCCCGATCCGCGCCGAAGGGCATGTCGGCATGGCCGGCGTGTCGATCAATCCGCTGGCACGTGAGCCGATCACCCAGCCGCTGGACGTCGGCGTGCGCGCGATCAACGCGCTGCTGCCGATCGGCCGCGGCCAGCGTGTCGGCCTGTTCGCCGGCTCCGGCGTCGGCAAGTCGACACTGCTGGGCATGATGACCCGCTACACCGCCGCCGACGTGATCGTGGTCGGCCTGATCGGTGAACGTGGCCGCGAAGTCCGCGATTTCGTCGAGACCACGCTGGGCGAAGAAGGCCTGCGCCGCGCCGTGGTGGTCGCCAGTCCCGCCGACCGTCCGCCGCTGGCGCGCCTGCACGGTGCCTACCGTGCCACCGCCATCGCCGAGTGGTTCCGCGACCAGGGCCTGAACGTGCTGCTGCTGATGGACTCGCTGACCCGCTTCGCCCAGGCGCAGCGCGAGATCGGCCTGTCGGTGGGCGAACCACCGACCACCCGCGGCTATCCGCCGTCGGTGTTCGCCAAGCTGCCAGCGCTGGTCGAACGCGCCGGTAATGGTGCCAAGGGCCGTGGCTCGATCACCGCGTTCTACACGGTGCTGACCGAAGGCGACGATCCGCAGGATCCAATCGCCGACGCAGCGCGCGCGATCCTCGACGGCCACATCCTGCTATCGCGGCGCGTGGCCGACAGTGGCCTGTACCCGGCCATCGACGTCGAATCGTCGGTCAGCCGCGTGGTCACGGAAATCGCCGACGAGCCGTGGCGCCTGCGCATCCGCAAGCTGAAGCGGCTGGTCTCGGCCTACTCGGCCAACCGCGACCTGATCGCCATCGGTGCCTACCAGCGCGGCAACGACGCGGCCACCGACGAAGCCCTGGAACGCTGGCCGGAAATCATGGAGTTCCTCGGCCAGGACGTTGCCAAGGCCGCAGATCTCCCGCACAGCCAGGCGGCACTGCAGCGCCTGGTGGAACAAGAGAGTTAA
- a CDS encoding FliH/SctL family protein, with protein sequence MSNVVRWLAPDLLAQPEPLLEQEDAFELTEPDPEHEPEPPLQLPTLEEIQAIQDSAEKEGFQHGHTEGYGQGQAEVRRLAAQIEGILDNFSRPLVRLENEVVGALGELAVRIAGALVGRAYEADPALLAQLVGEAIDAVGGSTREVEVRLHPDDIAALAPLLSLPPQQRLVPDTSLSRGDLRVHAEAVRIDGTLEARLRGALDAVIRQTGAGA encoded by the coding sequence GTGAGCAACGTCGTGCGCTGGCTTGCCCCGGACCTGCTGGCCCAGCCCGAACCGTTGCTGGAGCAGGAGGATGCGTTCGAACTCACCGAGCCGGACCCGGAACACGAGCCGGAGCCGCCGCTGCAGCTGCCGACCCTGGAGGAAATCCAGGCCATCCAGGACAGCGCCGAGAAGGAAGGCTTCCAGCACGGCCATACCGAAGGCTACGGCCAGGGCCAGGCCGAAGTGCGTCGCCTCGCCGCGCAGATCGAAGGCATCCTCGACAACTTCAGCCGACCGCTGGTGCGGCTGGAGAACGAAGTGGTCGGCGCACTGGGCGAACTGGCGGTACGCATCGCCGGTGCGCTGGTCGGCCGCGCCTACGAAGCTGACCCGGCACTGCTTGCACAGCTGGTCGGTGAAGCCATCGACGCAGTGGGTGGCAGCACCCGCGAGGTCGAAGTGCGACTGCACCCCGACGACATCGCCGCCCTCGCCCCGCTGTTGAGCCTGCCGCCACAACAGCGCCTGGTGCCAGACACCAGCCTCAGCCGCGGTGATCTTCGCGTGCACGCCGAAGCCGTGCGCATCGACGGCACCCTGGAAGCCCGCCTGCGAGGCGCGCTGGACGCGGTGATCCGCCAGACCGGAGCAGGCGCATGA
- a CDS encoding sigma-54 dependent transcriptional regulator codes for MSESRILVLDNDAVRAERTVALLEFMDFNPRWVSDAADFDLGRQRQNDWMAVIVGSLDDSAASTALYHWLGGSSLPPPVLLADGDATAFAQQHGLHEANIWPLETPLRHAQMEALLRRASLKRLDAEHQAGAAQDQGPTGNGPAVTALRTMIEQVAAFDTTVLVLGESGTGKEVVSRAIHQRSPRRDGPFVAINCGAIPADLLESELFGHEKGAFTGALTARKGRFEMAEGGTLLLDEIGDMSLPMQVKLLRVLQERSFERVGGNQTIRCNVRVVAATHRDLETRIAEGKFREDLFYRLNVFPIDVPALRERREDLPALVETIAAQLARTGRGEVRFTPEALQALAGYEWPGNVRELTNLVERLAVLHPGGSVRVQDLPARYRGDAALTAVATPAPAQPAASEERLDLRSFSFHTPGGGNQPALEHGIAVNRPAAPVALPDEGMDLRNHMANIELGLINEALERTQGVVAHAAQLLGLRRTTLVEKLRKYGIEREQAELAG; via the coding sequence GTGAGCGAATCGCGCATCCTGGTGCTGGACAACGACGCCGTGCGCGCCGAGCGCACCGTTGCCCTGCTGGAATTCATGGACTTCAACCCGCGCTGGGTTTCCGACGCGGCCGACTTCGACCTGGGTCGCCAGCGCCAGAACGACTGGATGGCCGTGATCGTCGGCAGCCTGGATGACAGTGCCGCCAGCACTGCGCTGTACCACTGGCTGGGCGGCAGCAGCCTGCCGCCGCCGGTGCTGCTGGCCGATGGTGATGCCACTGCGTTTGCCCAGCAGCACGGCCTGCACGAAGCCAATATCTGGCCGCTGGAAACGCCGCTGCGCCATGCGCAGATGGAAGCCCTGCTGCGCCGCGCGAGCCTCAAGCGCCTGGACGCCGAGCACCAGGCCGGCGCCGCGCAGGACCAGGGTCCGACCGGCAACGGCCCGGCGGTGACTGCGTTGCGCACGATGATCGAACAGGTGGCCGCATTCGACACCACCGTGCTCGTGCTGGGCGAATCCGGTACCGGCAAGGAAGTCGTGTCGCGCGCAATCCATCAGCGCTCGCCGCGCCGCGACGGCCCGTTCGTGGCGATCAACTGCGGCGCCATTCCGGCCGACCTGCTGGAAAGCGAACTGTTCGGCCACGAAAAGGGTGCCTTCACTGGCGCACTGACCGCGCGCAAGGGCCGTTTCGAAATGGCCGAGGGCGGCACCCTCCTGCTCGACGAAATCGGCGACATGAGCCTGCCGATGCAGGTGAAGCTGCTGCGAGTGCTGCAGGAACGCAGCTTCGAGCGTGTCGGCGGCAACCAGACCATCCGCTGCAACGTACGCGTCGTAGCCGCGACCCATCGCGACCTGGAAACCCGCATCGCCGAGGGCAAGTTCCGCGAGGACCTGTTCTACCGTCTCAACGTGTTCCCGATCGACGTGCCCGCCCTGCGCGAGCGTCGCGAAGACCTGCCGGCGCTGGTGGAAACCATCGCCGCACAGTTGGCCCGCACCGGCCGTGGCGAAGTGCGCTTCACCCCGGAAGCGCTGCAGGCGCTGGCCGGCTACGAGTGGCCGGGCAACGTGCGCGAACTGACCAACCTGGTCGAGCGCCTGGCGGTGCTGCATCCGGGCGGATCGGTGCGCGTGCAGGACCTGCCAGCCCGCTATCGTGGCGATGCGGCACTGACCGCAGTCGCCACGCCGGCACCGGCGCAGCCGGCCGCCAGCGAAGAACGCCTCGACCTGCGCAGCTTCTCGTTCCACACCCCGGGCGGCGGCAACCAACCGGCACTGGAGCACGGCATCGCCGTCAATCGCCCGGCAGCACCGGTCGCGCTGCCCGACGAGGGCATGGACCTGCGCAACCACATGGCCAACATCGAACTGGGCCTGATCAACGAAGCGCTGGAGCGCACCCAGGGCGTGGTCGCCCACGCCGCCCAGCTGCTCGGCCTGCGCCGCACCACCCTGGTGGAAAAGCTGCGCAAGTACGGCATCGAGCGCGAGCAGGCCGAACTGGCCGGCTGA